The sequence ATCAGTACAATCCAGCTGGAAATTCTTGGGGAAATATGTCTTGGGGGCATGCGACAAGTAGCGACATGATCAATTGGCAAGAACAAGGAGTCGCAATCCCCGAGCTTGAAAATCAAGAATGGGAGGATTTCACTTATACTAATACCACAGGAGACCTTGCTCAGTACGGGGAGGTTCGCTATGTTGGCAAACCGACAACCAATTGGGGCGATGGTGGTGAGAATGGGAAGAAGTATATTTTCAGTGGCTCGGCAATAATTGATAAAAATAATGCTAGTGGACTAGGGGAAAATACGATTCTCGCTTTTTATACAAGCTGCTTTCAAATTGGAACTAGGAAAAATGATGGACAAGATGGGGGCTTGGGAACTTGGATTGGCTTCAATGAAGTTCAAGAGCAACATCTTGCCTATAGTACAGACGGCGGAAAAACGTTTAAACAATATTCAGCAGATGGAAACGAAACCCAACCTAAAGCCTTGATTCCAGTTACGATGATGCCAGAGGGCAATGCCAAAGACTTTAGAGATCCAAAAGTGGTTTATGATGAAGGCAATCAGCAATGGTTAATGATTGTCGTATCTGGACAAGAAGCTCAAATATATAAATCCAAAGACTTACTTTCTTGGGAATATGCCTCAAAAATTGAACGGCAGCATGACGTGGGCAATGGTGTATGGGAATGTCCCGAACTAATTCCAATGACGGTTGAGGGAACAAGTGAGCAAAAATGGATTTTAAGTATGAGTGTACAAAAAGGGGCTCCTGCTTCTGGATCAGGTATGCAGTATATGATTGGAACAATGAATGCACAAGGTCAGTGGCTTCCAGATAGCAGTGAAACACTAAAGAAACCGCTTTGGACGGACTATGGAGAAGACTATTATGCTGGAGTAACATTTAGTAATGTTCCAGATAAGCGGACTGTGATGCTTGCTTGGATGTCCAATTGGGAATATGTAAATGAACAACAAACTGATCCTTGGTACAGTCATATGGCCACACCAAGAGAGTTGAAACTGGTTGCAGATTCACAAGCAACAGATGGCTATTCACTTAGACAGATGCCCGTAAAAGAACTAGATACTATACAAAAAGAAACGATTCAACCAGCATTAAGTACAACGAATTTGGATGATCAAACCATAAAAGTAACGAATTTTAAAGGAACAAACTATAAAGTAGAAGCTCGCTTCAACTGGACAGATGTCGACAAACCAAGTGCTGTTGGTATTTTAGTTCGTGCCTCAGATGATTTAAGTCGTAAAATTTACGTGGGGTATGACATTCAAAATCAGTTAGCATATGTCAATCGATTAGCTACAGGAGAGGCGAATATAGGTGGACCAACACGTGACAAAACGAATACTCCTGTCGCTGCTCCAAACAATCAAGTGAAGTTAACTGCATTAGTAGATGAATCTTCAGTAGAAGTATTTGTAAATGACGGAGAGAAAACCATTAGTCAAGTATTCTATTTTAGACCAGAAATCATCGGCAATATTCCAACAAATTTAGTTGCTTTCTATGCGGAAAACGGGAAAAGTACAGTGTCAGATGCAAAGATTAGTCCTTTGAATAGCATCTTTGGTGAATTGGAAATAGTTGCAAAAGATATAGAGATTCAAAAAGGTCATGTTTTTGATCCTATGACAGAGGTTTCCGCTAGTAATAGAGATGCATTAGGCAATAAGAGCACTATCGTGCCTCAAGTTCTAAAAAATACTGTAGATACTACCAAAGAAGGCTCATATGAAGTAGTTTATGCACTCTTAAATGAAAAAGGGAAGTATCAAGAAAAAACGCGAAAAGTGACAGTAGTAAGCAGTACACCAGAAACAAGTAGCACTAGTGATACCTCTAGTACGACACAAACAAGTACTTCAACGACTACTACAGAAACGAGCGCTTCTAGCAGTGCATCTGACAAAACAAGTGAGACCACAAGTGGAGAACATGTCAGTTCTGAAACAACGCAACAAACGAATAGTCAAAGTGAAGGAACAAATAGGCAAACTACAGCTAGCAAACAAGTAGCGAAAAAAGGGTTACCACAAACTGGGGAACAACGACAAAACTTGCTCTTGATTCTAGGTGGAATTTTATTAATTGGTGTTGGATATTTTGGATATAAAAAATTAAAGAAATAAAAAGAAAAAAGCAGTCGACACAAAAGCATTTACCTCCGAAATATGAGCAAGCATTACCGGAAAATTTTTCGTCAAATTTTTTGGGATTTTAGCTCATTTCCGAAGGGGGGACGTTTGTTTTATCGTTTATTTGGATACTAAGAGCCTGGGACATAACGTAACAGTTAGGTCTCAGGCTTTTTTTGTACATTTTGTCTTTCGTCAGAAAAGAGTACGGAAGGTATTTAAACGGAGCCTCGCTCTTTTTTGCCAATGCGTTTATTTGGGTGTAATGAGGGGTTCTTATAAGCAGAGCTTTGTCTAACTATTTACACATAATATAGACGAATTTCTTTTTTTTAGTGGTCAGATAAGCTATACTTTAAGAGTAATTTTAAGATAGTTGAGGACAAGTGAGTCATTTTTCAGAAAAATTATTTTTTGATATGGCGTAGTAGAAAGAAGAGAAAAATAGAATGAAACCAATATATTTAGATAATGCAGCGACAACCCCCATGCATACAGCAGTTGTTGCAACCATGTTTGAGGCAATGAAAGAGGATTTTGGCAATCCGTCCAGTGTGCATCAGTTTGGTAGAAAGGCACATGGAAAACTCGAAGTAGCACGTAGCCAAATTGCAAAAAGCATCGGGGCGAAAGAAACGGAAATATTTTTTACAAGTGGAGGGACAGAAGGCGATAATTATGCCATTATGCAGACTGCATTTTTGAGAAAAGAGTTTGGTAAGCATTTGATTACGACTGCAGTAGAACACCATGCTGTTTTGCATACAATGGAATTTTTAGAAACCCAAGGCTTTGAAGTCACGTATCTATCTGTGGATGATACAGGACAGATTGATTTGGACGAGTTAAAAGCAGCTCTTCGACCAGATACGATTTTGGTGTCAATCATGTTTGCCAATAATGAGATAGGAACAATTTATCCTATTAATGAAATAGGTGCCATTCTTTCAGAGCATCAAGCATACTTTCATACGGATGCAGTACAAGCTTATGGTTGTCTGGATATCGATGTCAAGGAGCTGAATGTCAATTTTTTAAGTGTATCTGCGCATAAAATTTCTGGACCAAAAGGGGTAGGATTCTTGTATATGAAAGAAGCAACCCCGCTACCGCCCTTAATGCATGGTGGCGATCAAGAAACAAAAAAACGGGCTGGAACGGAAAATTTACCAGGCATTATTGGTTTCTCTCAAGCAGTTCGTTTACTGAGCTCAGACCAAAAAGAAAAAAATGCTCTCCACTACGAAGAATTACGAACCCAATTACTAAATGCTTTAGCTGCGGAAAATATAGAATTCGAAGTAAATGGAGATGCGAGTCAACGATTGCCACACATTCTCAATTTGTGGATTAAAGGAATACCTAATGATTTATTGCTCGTTCATCTTGATCTGATGGGAATTTCCATCTCAACCGGCTCAGCCTGTACAGCTGGAAATGTGGAGCCGAGTCATGTGTTGAGTGCCATGTATGGCACCAAAAATCCGCTGATTAAAGAGTCAATTCGAATTAGCTTTGGCAAGCAAACAACTTCAGATGAAATTACCTATCTTGCCTCTTGCTTGAATAAAATTGTTCACAAAATAAAAAAATAAAATGAAGTGGGTGGTTGTGTGAAAGAAGAAAAAAAGGGCATTGTTTTAGGCGTTTTTGCCTATGTATTGTGGGGAATTATTCCACTATATTGGAAATTACTTGGCGAAGTTCAATCGTTATCTATTTTATTTTATCGAATTGTTTGGTCGTTTGTTTTTATGTTACTTTATATTATTTGTATCAAAAAATGGCGTGCCTTTTGCCAAAAGGTCAAAAGTCTTTTTTCTTCACCTAAAACTCTTGGATTCATTGTTTTGGCAGCAATTTTTATTTCGATTAATTGGTTTACGTTTATTTATTCTGTAGGGCACGGACACGTAACTGCTGCCAGTTTAGGCTATTATATGAATCCACTTGTAAATGTATTACTGGGAACCGTTTTTCTCAAGGAAAAATTAGGGAGAATAGGAACCGTTGCCTGTTGTTGTGCGGCTGTAGGGGTGCTAATGTTGGTACTATTATCAGGTGAAGTCCCTATCGCCTCACTTGTCATGGCGATTTCGTTTAGTTTGTACGGTTTTGTTAAGAAACAATTAGTGGTGAGTTCTTATACGAGTTTGACGATTGAAACCCTCATCATGTTGCCAGTAGCGTTGCTCTATTTTGTCTTTTTTTCTCCGCAGCCTTTCATGGGTTATACGACCAATCTAAATTTACTTTTAATGGGGGCTGGAATTGTGACAGCCATTCCACTTATGTTGTTTGCAGAAGCGGCTAAACGGATTTCGTATATCTTGCTTGGCTTTATTCAATACGTAAATCCAACAATGATGTTATTATTTGCGATATTTTTATTTCACGAACCCTACACATTAGGTCAGTTTTTTGCATTTAGCTTTATTTGGTTGGGCATTGTTTTATTTACTTACGGAACGATTCAATCGCATCGTAAGGAAAAACAATTTTTAAGTCAAGGTGAAAAATAGTACTAGCTCCTTTTGGAAAATTCCCTTATAATGAGAAGGAATAAAGAAAAAGGTGGGAACAATATGGCTTTTCAAAAACAAGCAACCGTTTTAGGCTGTCCAGTGTACTATCAAGTAGGGACAAATGCAAAAAAATATACCCTAAAAGATAATGGCTTTACAGAGACAAATTCTGGGAATTTTCAAATGATTCGACCATTAGATGCAACTCCACAAAGCAAACAAGGCTTTAAATTAAAAATTACAATCGCATCCGATTTAAAAACGTTGAAGATGTCGATTACAACGGCTGATGGACTAAAGGCAGTCAACCTTTTCAAAGGAGATCAGTTTGAGATGAATCGTGAAAAATTCTATTTCTTAATGGATGGCATGATTGATCGGGGCTGTTTTATAAAAGTAGCTTAATAAAGTAAAAGCCTACACTTATGTGTAGGCTTTTTTTTGAAATACAAAACTGGTAGTCGAAGTTTATTTAATAGATGCAATTTTCCCTTAAAAATCGTATAATAGAAATCACTGAAAAGTTGCGACCTTCAAATCGTAGATGATTTTCAGAATCTAAGAGAAAATGATGGTGATAAAATGAGTGACAACAGCAACACAAGAGTCGTTGTCGGCATGAGCGGTGGAGTGGATTCTTCTGTTACAGCTTTGATTTTAAAAGAACAAGGCTATGATGTAGTGGGAGTTTTTATGAAAAATTGGGATGATACGAATGAATACGGTGTCTGTACAGCGACGGAGGACTACAAGGATGTGGCCAAAGTAGCCAATCAAATTGGTATTCCGTATTATTCTGTCAATTTTGAAAAAGAGTACTGGGACCGGGTATTTCAATATTTTTTAGACGAATACAAGTTAGGCAGAACCCCTAACCCTGATGTGATGTGCAACAAAGAAATAAAGTTCAAAGCTTTTCTTGATTACGCTCTTCAATTAGGAGCTGATTATGTGGCAACTGGCCACTATGCTCAAGTTGAAAAAGATGAGAATGGGTTTGTTCATATGCTTAGAGGAATCGACCAAAATAAGGATCAAACGTATTTTTTAAGTCAACTTTCTCAAGAACAATTAAGTAAAACCATGTTTCCGCTTGGTGGCATGGAAAAACCAGAAGTTCGAGCAATCGCTGAGCAGGCTGGGCTTGCAACTGCCAAAAAGAAAGACTCAACAGGGGTCTGCTTTATTGGAGAAAAGAATTTCAAAGAATTTTTAGGACATTACTTGCCCGCTCAAAAAGGAAAAATGATGACGCTTGATGGTGAGGTAAAAGGCGAACATGATGGACTAATGTATTATACGATTGGTCAAAGGCAAGGACTAGGTATTGGTGGTGGGGGGAAAACCCAAGAACCATGGTTTGTTGTTGGCAAAGAATTAACCACAAATACACTGTATGTCGGACAGGGCTTTCACCATCCCGCTCTTTATGCTAGCCATTTAGAGGCAACGGACATCCATTTTACGACGGATGAATCCAAGCCAAAAGAATTTTCTTGTACGGCTAAATTCCGATATCGCCAACAAGATACGGCTGTTCACGTTGTGTTGCATGAAGGCAATAAAGCAACAGTTACGTTTGCGGAACCAGTACGTGCAGTTACGCCTGGACAAGCCGTTGTATTTTACGATGGAATGGAATGCTTGGGTGGCGGACTGATTGATGTAGTTTATCAAGAGGACAAGCAATTACAATATGTATAAATAGTTTCTAATCAAGATAAATAAAAAATAAACCATGCTCCCTTCAACTTAAAAAGTCAAGGGAACGTGGTTTTTGTTTCTATTTTGCTTGTTATAAAAGATACTTGCTTTGGGATTATTTGAAATTAGAGCACGCTTTTATGGTCTCAGAGTCGGCTGAAAGTAAGAGCAAGGAATTAGGTGAAGTGTAAGTGGTTGTATTTCTGGCACATCCAGTGCGCACCCACAAATCCTGATAAAAGTTTGTAACTTAGTGAATTTATTTATACTTGCCTTTTTCTTTAGCTATGCCATAATTAAAAATCATAGATAAAGGGGCAGACGATGACTAAATGGAGTGAACAAGAATTTTTAGGTCCAGTATTAAAGGAAGCGGCCATGCTGGGAACAGTTACGACCAAAAAAAGTTTTTTAGGTGGGACAGTGATCTGGATTGACAAGGTCAAAATTGGCGGTGTAATCAGGGATAGACAAGGTTTTCTTTTTCAATTGAAACCTACTAAAAAAGGCGAAATGATTTTACAAGAATATGCAAAGCAGCCGGAGCATCTTGGAAAATCTGACAGTTCCTTTACTTTTAAAACCATGGATAACTTGCCTTTTTTAGCTGAATTAATTCAGGCTACCTTTGAAGAATTAAAAAGATAGATCGAGAATTA is a genomic window of Vagococcus entomophilus containing:
- a CDS encoding glycoside hydrolase family 32 protein, with amino-acid sequence MKKKMLRLSMLVGFVFLSFQGGKSVFADSQNQANWLYNEPFRNQYHYSAQKNWLNDPNGLLYDDTTGTYHMFYQYNPAGNSWGNMSWGHATSSDMINWQEQGVAIPELENQEWEDFTYTNTTGDLAQYGEVRYVGKPTTNWGDGGENGKKYIFSGSAIIDKNNASGLGENTILAFYTSCFQIGTRKNDGQDGGLGTWIGFNEVQEQHLAYSTDGGKTFKQYSADGNETQPKALIPVTMMPEGNAKDFRDPKVVYDEGNQQWLMIVVSGQEAQIYKSKDLLSWEYASKIERQHDVGNGVWECPELIPMTVEGTSEQKWILSMSVQKGAPASGSGMQYMIGTMNAQGQWLPDSSETLKKPLWTDYGEDYYAGVTFSNVPDKRTVMLAWMSNWEYVNEQQTDPWYSHMATPRELKLVADSQATDGYSLRQMPVKELDTIQKETIQPALSTTNLDDQTIKVTNFKGTNYKVEARFNWTDVDKPSAVGILVRASDDLSRKIYVGYDIQNQLAYVNRLATGEANIGGPTRDKTNTPVAAPNNQVKLTALVDESSVEVFVNDGEKTISQVFYFRPEIIGNIPTNLVAFYAENGKSTVSDAKISPLNSIFGELEIVAKDIEIQKGHVFDPMTEVSASNRDALGNKSTIVPQVLKNTVDTTKEGSYEVVYALLNEKGKYQEKTRKVTVVSSTPETSSTSDTSSTTQTSTSTTTTETSASSSASDKTSETTSGEHVSSETTQQTNSQSEGTNRQTTASKQVAKKGLPQTGEQRQNLLLILGGILLIGVGYFGYKKLKK
- a CDS encoding cysteine desulfurase family protein, which codes for MKPIYLDNAATTPMHTAVVATMFEAMKEDFGNPSSVHQFGRKAHGKLEVARSQIAKSIGAKETEIFFTSGGTEGDNYAIMQTAFLRKEFGKHLITTAVEHHAVLHTMEFLETQGFEVTYLSVDDTGQIDLDELKAALRPDTILVSIMFANNEIGTIYPINEIGAILSEHQAYFHTDAVQAYGCLDIDVKELNVNFLSVSAHKISGPKGVGFLYMKEATPLPPLMHGGDQETKKRAGTENLPGIIGFSQAVRLLSSDQKEKNALHYEELRTQLLNALAAENIEFEVNGDASQRLPHILNLWIKGIPNDLLLVHLDLMGISISTGSACTAGNVEPSHVLSAMYGTKNPLIKESIRISFGKQTTSDEITYLASCLNKIVHKIKK
- the rarD gene encoding EamA family transporter RarD is translated as MKEEKKGIVLGVFAYVLWGIIPLYWKLLGEVQSLSILFYRIVWSFVFMLLYIICIKKWRAFCQKVKSLFSSPKTLGFIVLAAIFISINWFTFIYSVGHGHVTAASLGYYMNPLVNVLLGTVFLKEKLGRIGTVACCCAAVGVLMLVLLSGEVPIASLVMAISFSLYGFVKKQLVVSSYTSLTIETLIMLPVALLYFVFFSPQPFMGYTTNLNLLLMGAGIVTAIPLMLFAEAAKRISYILLGFIQYVNPTMMLLFAIFLFHEPYTLGQFFAFSFIWLGIVLFTYGTIQSHRKEKQFLSQGEK
- a CDS encoding DUF1831 domain-containing protein, with translation MAFQKQATVLGCPVYYQVGTNAKKYTLKDNGFTETNSGNFQMIRPLDATPQSKQGFKLKITIASDLKTLKMSITTADGLKAVNLFKGDQFEMNREKFYFLMDGMIDRGCFIKVA
- the mnmA gene encoding tRNA 2-thiouridine(34) synthase MnmA, producing MSDNSNTRVVVGMSGGVDSSVTALILKEQGYDVVGVFMKNWDDTNEYGVCTATEDYKDVAKVANQIGIPYYSVNFEKEYWDRVFQYFLDEYKLGRTPNPDVMCNKEIKFKAFLDYALQLGADYVATGHYAQVEKDENGFVHMLRGIDQNKDQTYFLSQLSQEQLSKTMFPLGGMEKPEVRAIAEQAGLATAKKKDSTGVCFIGEKNFKEFLGHYLPAQKGKMMTLDGEVKGEHDGLMYYTIGQRQGLGIGGGGKTQEPWFVVGKELTTNTLYVGQGFHHPALYASHLEATDIHFTTDESKPKEFSCTAKFRYRQQDTAVHVVLHEGNKATVTFAEPVRAVTPGQAVVFYDGMECLGGGLIDVVYQEDKQLQYV